ACCTTCGCGATCACCTGGTCGTTTAAGAAACGCTGATAAAATTCAATCATTATGAAGATAGCCTTCCATGGGGCGGCACGTACCGTTACTGGTTCCAAACACCTGATTACACTAAAGAATGGGAAAAAGATCTTATTGGATTGTGGCTTGTTCCAGGGAATGGGCAAGGACACAGATGCCATGAACTTTGACCTTGGCTTTGATCCTGCTACCGTCACCATGATGGTATTATCCCACGCTCACATTGATCATACAGGCCTTATACCATTGCTGGTAAAAAGGGGGTTTAAAGGACATATTTACTGCACTCCTGCAACTTTTGATCTGACACAGATCCTGTTACTTGATTCTGCGAGGATCCAGGAAGAGGATGTGAAGTATACGAACAAGAAACGCAGAAAGGTAGGATTGCCACAGGAAGAGCCGCTGTATACAGTGGATGATGCCAAAAAGAGCATTGCCTTTTTCAAAAAGGTAAAGGCCTATAAACAGTGGTACCGGATCGATGATGAGGTGGAAGTGATGTTTACAGATGCGGGTCATATAATAGGCAGTGCTGCAGTAACGCTTCGTATAATGGAAGGGGGCAAACCAACTGTGGTTACTTTCAGCGGGGATATAGGCCGGTATAATGACGCGATCCTGAAATCGCCGGATACTTTTCCACAGGCAGATTTCATCCTGATGGAATCTACCTATGGCAGTTCCCTGCATGCGGAGGCTGCTCCCACCACGGATGTATTGCTGAGGTATATACATGATACCTGTAAAGTGAAGAAAGGTAAACTGATTATCCCGGCATTCAGCGTAGGCCGTACCCAGGAGATACTGTATGCCCTTAACAAGGCCCAGCTGGATGGTAAGCTGCCAAAGGTGGATATTTTTGTGGATAGTCCGCTGTCAATGGAAGCAACGGAGGTGGTGACCAGTCACCCGGAATTGTTTAACAAGTCAGTGGCAAAACTGCTGCAGATCGATGACGATGTATTTGATTTCCCTGGTTTACACTTTATAGCGTCCGTAGACGAATCCAAGAACCTTAATTTCCGCCAGGAACCCTGTGTAATCATTTCTGCTTCAGGTATGGCGGAGGCGGGCAGGGTAAAGCATCATATTGCTAATAATATTAATGATACAAGGAATACCATCCTGATGGTGGGGTACTGTGAGCCCCAGTCCCTGGGCGGTAGGCTGATGAGAGGGGCCAAGGAGGTATCTATCTATGGTACCCGTTACGAGGTGAGGGCAGAAGTAGGCAGTATCCGGTCTATGAGTGCCCATGGGGATTACGAAGACCTGAGCCAGTGGCTATCCTGTCAGAACCCGAGGGAGGTGAAGAAATTGTTTTTAGTGCACGGGGAATATGAGGTGCAGACCATTTTCAGGGATTGGTTATTGAAAAAGGGATTTGGGGATATAGAAGTACCGGAAAGGCATTCAGAGATAGGGTTGGGATAAGCTATGAGCCCCCGTCTTACAGGGTCTTTGTTCGAGTGAGATCCGGTCCTTCTTTAACATTATCCTGGTACTATCTTAACACTAAAAGGGCACCTCAATATCCATTGGATATTGAGGTGCCCTTTTAGTGTACTTGTGGTGTACTTATAGTATAGTTATCTAACAAAAGAAGGAGCGAAGCTCTGCTATGCAAAACCTCGCTCCTTCTTTGATAATCAATGCATTTATTAGTCTTTCAGTTCAGCAATTACTTTTTTGATGTAGTCGTACTGCTTCATCAGATCTGTCTTTTTATCGGCAGGGGCGATGGTGGCTTTATCCAGTTTCCTTTTGGCTAAGGGTTGCAGCATATTTACCATGTAATTGGTAACCATCTTGTTATTGAACGTTTTTGTCATATCCTTGATCTGGCCGATGCCCTTGATCACGATATCTGCGTTATCCACATTTGCAAGGATAGCTACATACTGAATGGCGTCTTCCACTTTTTCCTGGCCACTGGCTTCGTCGAAGGTCTTGGCAAAGAAAGCGATGTCATCTTCATTTCCTTTTTTAGCATATACACTGGCAATTGCATTACGCAGCGCGCCTTTGGCACTGGTTTCCATTTGCTTAGCGAGGGTATAGGCTTTCTCGGCATCCAGGGCGGAGAGACTGTTCAGTGCGGCACCGGCGGCAGCGTATGACTGGTCTTTGGTAGCTGCTTCGAACAGGGAGGTATATTGAGCATCCTTCCGGCTGCCTAGTTGTTTCAGGGCAGCTGCACGTACGGTTGCATTCTTGTCGTCTTTAGCCAGTTGCTGTAATACAGGCAGGGCCGCTGATTTCACTGCATCGTCGCCCAGGTTCAGGCCTCTGATAGCCAGGTTGCGCAGGCCATAGAACTTGTCTTTCAGGGCAGCGATCACCACTTTGCGGGCAGCAGGATTTGCCTGGTCTTTCAGGCAGGCTTCCAGGGCCTCGCGGCGATCCAGGTAATTAGGCGCGTTGTTGAACTGGAAGATGTAGGTACTCAGGTCTCTCTGATCATTGATGTCAGCCAGCAATACCTTATCCGCATCTACATTGACCAGGTCTGGTTTAGCAGTATATGGGAAGGTAAAGGAAGCCGTTTTATCGGTGATGGTCACCAGGTGACGTACTTTTTTACCACCTGCGTATACATCGATCGCGATAGGCAGCTGGAAGATCTTGCCGGATTCCTGTGTCTGGTTGATATTGACAGTCACAGTTTTAGCGCCGTCATTGTAATTATAGCTTACATCCAGTTTAGGGAAGCCATCGCCAAAGTACCATTGGTTAAAGAACCAGTTCAGGTCTTCGCCGGTAACTTCTTCAAAAGCCAGGCGCAGCTGGTGTGCTTCGGCAGGTTTGAAGGCATTGGTCTTCAGGTAGAGGTTCAGTGATTTGAAGAAAGCGCTGTCACCTACTACATTGCGGAGCATGTGCAGGATGCGGCCACCTTTCTGGTAGCTTACAGCATCGAACATGTCTTCTTTGTCATGGTAGTGGAAACGAACCAGGTCGCGATCGCCGGCATATTGGGTAAACTGTTTGTAGTTTTCGCCTGCTTCTTCAGCATGTGCATCGGCTTCGTCTTTACCATACTTATGTTCCAGCCACAGGTATTCGCTGTAGTCAGCAAAAGACTCGTTCAGGGTCAGGTTGCTCCATGATTCAGCGGTTACCAGGTCACCAAACCAGTGGTGGAACAGTTCGTGGGCGATAACGGATTCGTTATAGTTGTTATTATCCAGCAGTTCGCGGTCGGTTTTCTGAACAAAATCGCCGTGCAGGGTAGCGGTGGTATTTTCCATTGCACCGGATACATAGTCTCTGACTACGATCTGGGAGTACTTAGGCCATGCATATTCATAACCCAGGATATCGGAGTAGAAGCTGAGCATTTCGGGTGTATTACCGAAAATGGCTTTAGCGTATGGCTCATATGCTTTTTCCACATAGTAGTTCACTTCTTTGCCTCGCCACTGGTCCTTTACGATGGCGAAATCACCTACGGCCATCATGAACAGGTAAGGGGAGTGGGGGAGGTCCATCTTCCAGGTATCGGTACGGGTACCGTCCGGGTTATTCTTTTGACTAACCATTTTACCGTTAGAGAGGGTCACGTATTTCTTATCGACAGTCATACTGATCTCTTCGGTACATTTCTGGGCGGTCTTGTCAATAGTAGGGAACCATACAGAATTGGATTCGGTTTCACCCTGTGTCCAGATCTGGATTGGCTTATTTTTATCCGTGCCGTCCGGGTTGATGAAATAGAGCCCTTTGGCATCAGTGATAGCGGCGCTGCCGGTAGCGGAGATTTCATCCGGTCTGGCTACGTAGTCAATATATACGATATAGGATTCGGTGCGGCTATACACTTTATCCAGTTGGATGTGGAGTTGGGTGCTGTCGTAAGTATACTTCAGCGCTACGTTTTTACCACCTTTTACGATAGCTACTGTTTTGATATCCATGCCTTTGGCATCGAGTGTCAGGGAGTCGGTAGCATAAAAATGCGGCTTCAGGGTCAACCATGCTTTACCATACAGATATCTTTTGGCGTAATCAAAGCGGACATCCAGTTTGGTATGGGAGAGATCGTTCACTCTTGTTGCAGTGGCCCTGTAGATCTTCAGGAGAGGATCATTGGCGTTGTCACGCTGCTGTGCATAAGCGGGGGAATAACACATGCTTCCAGTCAGGCAGACTACCAGCAGGCCTTTTAGTGCTTGCTTCAAAGATTTAGACATTGTAGAAAATATATTTTGCCACGAATTAACATTTATTCTTAGAAATAAACAGGGTTTGGCTTATTAATATTGGTATAAACGGGATAATTGGCTATAATTCGGGATGTTGGTCCTGGTTTACGCTTTAAAGCATTCCCGGGTAAAAGCCGCTTTCGTATTTGTAGAATATAATAATCCTCTCCCTGCTGCTGCAGGGCAATTAAAGAAAACTTTCCTCCCTTTGCCGAAGGCCGATCTAAATTCCTATTTTTGTCTCAGTTCAGATATAATACAACTTATGA
This window of the Chitinophaga sancti genome carries:
- a CDS encoding MBL fold metallo-hydrolase RNA specificity domain-containing protein — encoded protein: MKIAFHGAARTVTGSKHLITLKNGKKILLDCGLFQGMGKDTDAMNFDLGFDPATVTMMVLSHAHIDHTGLIPLLVKRGFKGHIYCTPATFDLTQILLLDSARIQEEDVKYTNKKRRKVGLPQEEPLYTVDDAKKSIAFFKKVKAYKQWYRIDDEVEVMFTDAGHIIGSAAVTLRIMEGGKPTVVTFSGDIGRYNDAILKSPDTFPQADFILMESTYGSSLHAEAAPTTDVLLRYIHDTCKVKKGKLIIPAFSVGRTQEILYALNKAQLDGKLPKVDIFVDSPLSMEATEVVTSHPELFNKSVAKLLQIDDDVFDFPGLHFIASVDESKNLNFRQEPCVIISASGMAEAGRVKHHIANNINDTRNTILMVGYCEPQSLGGRLMRGAKEVSIYGTRYEVRAEVGSIRSMSAHGDYEDLSQWLSCQNPREVKKLFLVHGEYEVQTIFRDWLLKKGFGDIEVPERHSEIGLG
- a CDS encoding M1 family aminopeptidase, yielding MSKSLKQALKGLLVVCLTGSMCYSPAYAQQRDNANDPLLKIYRATATRVNDLSHTKLDVRFDYAKRYLYGKAWLTLKPHFYATDSLTLDAKGMDIKTVAIVKGGKNVALKYTYDSTQLHIQLDKVYSRTESYIVYIDYVARPDEISATGSAAITDAKGLYFINPDGTDKNKPIQIWTQGETESNSVWFPTIDKTAQKCTEEISMTVDKKYVTLSNGKMVSQKNNPDGTRTDTWKMDLPHSPYLFMMAVGDFAIVKDQWRGKEVNYYVEKAYEPYAKAIFGNTPEMLSFYSDILGYEYAWPKYSQIVVRDYVSGAMENTTATLHGDFVQKTDRELLDNNNYNESVIAHELFHHWFGDLVTAESWSNLTLNESFADYSEYLWLEHKYGKDEADAHAEEAGENYKQFTQYAGDRDLVRFHYHDKEDMFDAVSYQKGGRILHMLRNVVGDSAFFKSLNLYLKTNAFKPAEAHQLRLAFEEVTGEDLNWFFNQWYFGDGFPKLDVSYNYNDGAKTVTVNINQTQESGKIFQLPIAIDVYAGGKKVRHLVTITDKTASFTFPYTAKPDLVNVDADKVLLADINDQRDLSTYIFQFNNAPNYLDRREALEACLKDQANPAARKVVIAALKDKFYGLRNLAIRGLNLGDDAVKSAALPVLQQLAKDDKNATVRAAALKQLGSRKDAQYTSLFEAATKDQSYAAAGAALNSLSALDAEKAYTLAKQMETSAKGALRNAIASVYAKKGNEDDIAFFAKTFDEASGQEKVEDAIQYVAILANVDNADIVIKGIGQIKDMTKTFNNKMVTNYMVNMLQPLAKRKLDKATIAPADKKTDLMKQYDYIKKVIAELKD